TGTATATAAATGCGACAATAAGAGCATAGAGCATAAATAGACTTTCGAACGTAATTACGATTGAAATGATGTGTAAAATTAAAGCGATATTTATTTTACGGTGCTTCATTTATTACAAAATGGTATTTATAAAAGTGGCAATGAATTATAAAGTTACTGCTTTACATTTTTTACAGTATCGTTCTTAAAATGCTTTTACTTTCGAATTAGAAGCGTTGCGATAGTTGTATAAATTTACAAAATGAAATAGTGATAGGCCAATCGATATCACCCCCAAATTTTCGGGATAATACAGCAATCCGAAATTTTATGCAGAGAAATTGGGTGGTGGGAGGTTGGTGTGATGAATAAGAATATGCTTAAAAACTGCAGTATTAGTTCTTTTGCCTAAACTGTTTAAATTTCTGGGGAAGGTTACGAATGTTGTGTTTATCAGCAGAAATGAAAGAGTTTTGTTGTCGTTATCTTCCAGATTTTCCAGTAAGGATTCACACAAATCAAAATCCGGCGACACAATACATTCTATTTCTGCTGTGCCGGTTTCTGTGGTGAAACCATTGTCTTTTGTTGTAAAAGTATTGTCTCCCGAAATCTGTAGTATCCCTGTCAGAAAATAAATTAAAAGCAGTGTGAACAGTGCTCTCAAAACTTAGCTTTTAAAATTATACGGCAAAGTTAGATTCTCTTTTTCAGTTGCAGTATCCTACTGTATTAATAGTGCTGAAAATTGAGGTTTATTTAACTCCGTTTTTGTAAAGATACATTTTTTACAAAGTGTAAGTGGAGTATTTTTTTACTTCGCGTGCCATTTCGCGTGCTTTGCCATCGGTAATCTGGTTTAGGCGTTTCCAGAATTCAGGGCCATGATTTTTAATTTCGGTATGTACCAGCTCGTGCAACAAAATATAATCGATAAGCGATGTTGGCAGTTTTATCATTTGCAGGTTAAGGCTAATATTGTTTTGCGAGGAGCAGCTCCCCCAGTTTCGGCGGTTGTTGCGTATGCTAACTTTGTTGTAGGTAAAACCGTACTTTTGCGCCAGTTGGTTGAGCCTTGTTGGTAGCAGCCTTTTGGCTTCAAAACGGTAAACCGAGGTGAGAACCTGTTCGATATATGCCAGCGCCTCGTCTGACCCGGGATTGTTAACTAAAATAGTAATATTGCCGGCATCGGTTTTTACCGTGTTTTTTTCACCGGCTACAATTTTAATCTTGTGGAGTTTTGTCTCCATCTCATGGCCTGTTTTTATGGGAGTTACACGAGCCTGCATTTTGTTTTGTTGTTGCTGAATCCAGGCCTCGTTTTTAACCACAAAAGCCAGTGCTTCTTTTGCCGAAATAAAAAAAGGAAAAGAAACTAGTACAGATTTGTCGGGTTTTACGCTAAGCTTTATATTTTTGGAGCGTTGGTTTTGCGAAAAAGTTACTTCGCCTATGTGTTTCAGTTGAACTACTTGCTTGGCCATACGTTATTGTTACAAATAAAAAATCAAAGATATCAATCATGGGAAATAAAAAAATGGAGGTGTTTGTAAACCTCACTAAAAAAGATATGGTTGTTTCCGTTGAAGAAAAAATTCTTCCGGATAGCCTGGTATTTGAATCATTAAATCCTTTTCCCGGGTACTACCATGAATTGCCAACCGATGCCGGGTCGATGTATATTTACCTGATACTGGATAAACAATACCCGCTCGAAGAAGTATTAAGAGCAACTCAGGCCATTGAAAAACTATACAATTGGAATTTTGATGCCGGCAAAGCTTACATGACAATTGGTTCAACATTTTTAAATGCCATTCGTGTTCGGCATTTGCCATCGATTGACCTTTTGGTAAAAATACAAGAAGCTTATGAAAAGCAGGGCATTCATTTCTTAATGAAAAAGAAACTTCAGGGAAGACTGGAAGCCAATGTGAAAATTGTAAAGTTCCTTGAATTGGAGCAGCTTGATGAAGGTATTTTTCTAAATGTACAGGATCCAACTTTTGCGTATATTGAAATTCCGAAATACCTGAAAGACGATGAATTTGTAAAAGTTTCGATGGATGTGAAATACAACTGGACAGGACACGAGTTTGATGCTGCCAGCGCTTCGTTTTATATTAATGGATTTTTGATGGAAGCTGTGCGTATTTTCTCAGATAAAATGGACCTTGATTACCTGCGAGACATTCAAAAACTGTATGTCGAAAAAATGGATTAATACGTATTACAAAACGAATATACAGGCGGCACCTTTGGTAGCTGCCTTTTTTTTGCTTTATTCCGGTCAATATGTTAACCTACTTTTTTTAGTACCTTTGGTTTATATTGTTAAAACAGTAAATGTTATGCAAATCAGATCCCGTTTAATGGTTTTAAGCCTGCTTTTATTTTTTGTGTGTACCATAGTTTCGTGCAATAAAAAAAAGGATAGCCCTACAATTAAAACCGAAGTGGTAAGTCGTGGTACGGTGGTAGCTTCCTTTATTTGCCCTGCAAAAGTAGAGCCTGCAAGCATTGTTTCAGTGGTTAATCCTACCCGTAATTCAATTACCGCAGTATATAAAACTGCCGGACAAAAGGTGGAGAAGGGAGAGCTGATTTTGCAACTTGACAAAACAAATATTCAGGAAGAGATTGCACGCTTAAAAAACCAATTGCAGCAAAAACAAAATGTTCTTGACAAGAACAAGCTAAATGCAAAAAGTGCCGAACTTGATTTGGACTATAGCGCCGAAGCTAAAAAAGCACGCATTTTAAAATTGAAATCAACATTGGAGCAACAAAATAAATTGCTCGAAGCGGGAGGAACCTCTTCGGCCAGGGTAGAGCAAATTAAGCAGGATATTGCCTTAGCAGAAAGGGATTTAGACAATCAGGCCGAAAAGAATGAAATCCGGCTGAAACAGCTGCAAATGGATCAGCAAAACCTTGAATTGCAAATTGCCTCGTTTAAACAAAATTTAGCCAGCCAGCAGGAAATGTTGCGTAAAACAACTGTAAAAGCACCTGTTTCGGGAACCATTGTTGAACTGGCCGGTAATATTGGCGAAATTGTTTCAATTGATGAGGCTTTAGTTCAAATTGCCGACGACACGGCATTTAAATTGCTGGCAACAGCCGGTAAAAATAAAATCGACCATATTCTTCCCGGGGGGCCAGTTAACATTAATATTGACGGTGAAAAAATTAAGGGAAGCATTGGCAATGTAACTGTAGACGATGTTGCAGAGTGGGTTCAGTTTGATGTTTTTGTTGCAGCAGATGGACAAAACAAACTGAAAAAAGTGAGTGAAACAGAAGTGGAGGTAATTGCCAACGATAAGGAAAATGTTTTGAGAATAAGAAAACTACCAGGCATGGTTTTAACAAAACATATTGATGTGTTGCTGCAAAAAGGGGATGAAACCATTCGCACCGAAATAGTACTGGGAACCATCGGAAAAGATTATTGTGAAGTTATATCCGGCGTTAACGAAGGTGATATTGTTCTTTTAGCACATCCGGCCTCGGTGCAAGAGCTGGTGGTTAAGCAATAAATTAAGTTTCTGATTAAGTGGAATGGGGGTTTGCTGGTTACCCTTTTTGTCTTATTTGTTCCAATTTTGCTTCGTCGATAATATGGATAAAGGACTTGTTCATTTTAATGATTTTTTCGTCCTGAAATTCTTTTAATAAACGGGTAACACTTTCGCGCGAGGTGCCAATTAGTGCTGCAAGCTCAACTTTTGTAATGTTAAGGTTAAAGGGATTTTCTCCGTAAACACTATTTCTAAAGTAGAAAAGTGTACTGGCCAGTCGACCCGGTACTTGTTGCTGTACATTGTTTACCAGCCGGTCGTAGTAATTCATTTCATCTTCAAAAATATAAGAGATAACCTCTGATGCAAATTGGCAGTTTTTGCTTAATAATGCACTAAACTTATCAATGTCGATAAAACAAACTTTGGTGGGGGTAAGTGCAGTAGCCGAAATGTAAAATTGTTTGGTTTTTTTATTGAGGTTATTAATTCCCAGGTAAGCACCTTTTTTCGAAATGCTCAGGATGTAGTCTTTCCCGCCGATGCCTTTTTTGCTGAGTTTTACAAAACCTTCGCGAATATATACAATGTGATTGGCCGGTGAACCTTCTTTAAAAATTAACTCCCCTTTTGAAAATTCAGTTTGCAAACAACCTTTTTCCAATACTTCCAGTTCTTCGTGGCTTAGAATTGCCACAACGCTCGACTTTATCTTACAGTTTCTGCAACTTTCTTTTTTTATCTCCATTTCTAAATCGTGTTGTCAGGCCTAATATAATCCTCAATTTTTAATTTGTGCTCAAAAAGATGTGATATAAATCACTGCAGACAGGGTAATAAAAGGTTGAAATAAACTAAAAATATCTCACAAAGAGCGTGTAAATGCCACGCCTAAAAGCGCACAAAAGTTCATATAAGTCAGTATTTTTACTCATGAGATTAAGTAAAATTTTTAAATCAAATAAATCATGAAAAAAGCACTCGTATTAGTTTGTTACAACTTAGGACTTTGGGGGATATTAGGATTTTTTGCAACATTAATTTTAGGTTTTCTCTCATGTTGTGCTAATTTGTCGGAAAATGTATTTTTCGGCTTCCTCGCTTTCTTTGCAGTTAGCGGAATTGTTGCTTCAGCATATTGTGTATCAAAAGGCTGCAGGAAAATTGTGGAATAATTCAATAAAGAATACTGAAAATAGAAAAAACGCCTTTTTAAAAGGCGTTTTTTTTTTAGCAACCTCCTACCTCTCCCTGATCTCCATGAGACTCAAGTTCAAGGTTTTTTTCCTGCAATAAGGGATACGTTAATTCCCACTTTTTCCATCCTCCATCGAGGAAATAAATATTTTCGTAACCTAGTTTTTTTAAGGTTTCTGCGGCAAGAATACTTCTGCTGCCTTTTTTACAATACAACACAAATAGTTCGCTTTTCTCAGGATAATAAAATCCTGTACTTTCCCAAAATTCCTCTTTCCCGATGTTGAACTCAAGCGTGCCTCTGGGTATATTTACCGATCCGGGTATATAACCATGGTTGTGTTCGCCCGGCTCCCTCACGTCAATAAGGTTAAACATTTCAAAACTGTCAATTTTTGTTTTTAGTTGCTCTACAGTTAATGTTGCCAGGTTCTGGCTTGCTTGCTCAACCATCTCGTCAACCGAGTTGTATGAGGTAGTTTTATCACAAGCTGCAAACAATGCCATACCAATAATTAGAATAAATATTTTTTTCATGTCTGTAAATTTTATCGTGATGTTTACTCTTCTACTTTTTGTTTTTTTAGCTCTGCTTCTACGCTAATTTTCTTTTTCAATAGTTCTTTTTCGGCCAGTCGTTTATCGGTGGTATCAATTATAAATCCTTCTACCCCGGTAATTTCACCGTTTCTAATCATCGGCGAAATGGTTAATGTATGGTAGCCAAAGCTTCCGTCTTTACAAATTCGTTTTACTTCGCCATGCTTTATGGTTTCACCCTGCAAGGCTTTCTCAACCGATTTTTCAAGCTCGTGAAAATCTTCTTCGGTACGGCTTAAGCGATAATGTTTGCCTACAATTTCGGTGGGGGAATTGTAGTTGTATAGTTTTGCCCAGGCCTCGTTAACTTCGCTAAACAGTCCGTCTTTTGAAATGGCAAAATAGCCAACGCCGCTTGATGAAATTGCATCGCGGAAACGGAAATCATCGGATGATTTGGCTCCTACATTTTTTTGTGCAGCTACCAGAGCGTCGTCCAGAAACTCGCTTTTGTCTTTTGCCGATTTAAACTGAGCTTTTGTTTTTAAGAGGGCAATTTCAATATCATTCGCCAGTCGCTCTTTAATGGTTTCATCATCCATTTCTTCCCACCCTGTAACCATTGCTTTTATTGACGAAAGTGGTTTGTGCCCAGTGGT
Above is a genomic segment from uncultured Draconibacterium sp. containing:
- a CDS encoding HlyD family efflux transporter periplasmic adaptor subunit, translated to MQIRSRLMVLSLLLFFVCTIVSCNKKKDSPTIKTEVVSRGTVVASFICPAKVEPASIVSVVNPTRNSITAVYKTAGQKVEKGELILQLDKTNIQEEIARLKNQLQQKQNVLDKNKLNAKSAELDLDYSAEAKKARILKLKSTLEQQNKLLEAGGTSSARVEQIKQDIALAERDLDNQAEKNEIRLKQLQMDQQNLELQIASFKQNLASQQEMLRKTTVKAPVSGTIVELAGNIGEIVSIDEALVQIADDTAFKLLATAGKNKIDHILPGGPVNINIDGEKIKGSIGNVTVDDVAEWVQFDVFVAADGQNKLKKVSETEVEVIANDKENVLRIRKLPGMVLTKHIDVLLQKGDETIRTEIVLGTIGKDYCEVISGVNEGDIVLLAHPASVQELVVKQ
- a CDS encoding SprT family zinc-dependent metalloprotease, which gives rise to MAKQVVQLKHIGEVTFSQNQRSKNIKLSVKPDKSVLVSFPFFISAKEALAFVVKNEAWIQQQQNKMQARVTPIKTGHEMETKLHKIKIVAGEKNTVKTDAGNITILVNNPGSDEALAYIEQVLTSVYRFEAKRLLPTRLNQLAQKYGFTYNKVSIRNNRRNWGSCSSQNNISLNLQMIKLPTSLIDYILLHELVHTEIKNHGPEFWKRLNQITDGKAREMAREVKKYSTYTL
- a CDS encoding Crp/Fnr family transcriptional regulator, producing the protein MAILSHEELEVLEKGCLQTEFSKGELIFKEGSPANHIVYIREGFVKLSKKGIGGKDYILSISKKGAYLGINNLNKKTKQFYISATALTPTKVCFIDIDKFSALLSKNCQFASEVISYIFEDEMNYYDRLVNNVQQQVPGRLASTLFYFRNSVYGENPFNLNITKVELAALIGTSRESVTRLLKEFQDEKIIKMNKSFIHIIDEAKLEQIRQKG
- a CDS encoding cytochrome b/b6 domain-containing protein — protein: MKKVYIYKLFERFWHWSQALFIFILVVTGFEIHSTYNLLGYEAAVKIHNLTAWAFLVLIIFAIFWHFSIGEWRQYIPTTQLIKAQIDYYVLGIFKGASHPTKKLVYNKFNPLQRLIYLGLKILVIPVQVISGFLYLYFNYPIKGFELESLQLVAFFHTFGAFLLFSFIIAHIYLTTTGHKPLSSIKAMVTGWEEMDDETIKERLANDIEIALLKTKAQFKSAKDKSEFLDDALVAAQKNVGAKSSDDFRFRDAISSSGVGYFAISKDGLFSEVNEAWAKLYNYNSPTEIVGKHYRLSRTEEDFHELEKSVEKALQGETIKHGEVKRICKDGSFGYHTLTISPMIRNGEITGVEGFIIDTTDKRLAEKELLKKKISVEAELKKQKVEE
- a CDS encoding rhodanese-like domain-containing protein; protein product: MKKIFILIIGMALFAACDKTTSYNSVDEMVEQASQNLATLTVEQLKTKIDSFEMFNLIDVREPGEHNHGYIPGSVNIPRGTLEFNIGKEEFWESTGFYYPEKSELFVLYCKKGSRSILAAETLKKLGYENIYFLDGGWKKWELTYPLLQEKNLELESHGDQGEVGGC